A stretch of the Teretinema zuelzerae genome encodes the following:
- a CDS encoding TatD family hydrolase encodes MYTDAHIHLYDCFVQSGIEPDSGGQNLLCASSCRPDEFLWQESYAASRPGRIFLSFGIHPQDPDESRLEFLAGLVRDRRVQAIGECGFDFYEERFSARKDEQKRAWDAQVSLAADNGLPLVVHCRKGLPLIFADFRRLKKISAVVFHGWPGSANEARSLLSRGINAYFSIGKALLRGDRSAAETVAALPLDRILTETDAPYMTLRGEKSTQPADIDAVARAAAGIAGTDLSAFVSRIKTNFTTVFRFP; translated from the coding sequence GTGTATACCGACGCGCATATTCATTTATACGACTGCTTTGTTCAAAGCGGAATCGAACCGGACTCGGGCGGGCAAAACCTGCTGTGCGCGAGCTCCTGCCGGCCGGACGAATTCCTCTGGCAGGAATCGTATGCCGCTTCCCGCCCGGGCAGAATCTTTCTGTCCTTCGGCATTCATCCGCAGGACCCAGACGAATCCCGTCTCGAATTTCTTGCAGGGCTCGTCCGCGACCGGAGAGTGCAGGCGATAGGCGAATGCGGTTTCGACTTTTACGAGGAACGCTTTTCGGCCCGGAAGGACGAGCAGAAACGCGCGTGGGACGCTCAAGTTTCGCTCGCAGCCGACAACGGCCTTCCTCTTGTCGTCCATTGCAGAAAAGGGCTTCCTTTGATTTTCGCTGATTTTCGCCGGCTTAAAAAAATCTCTGCGGTTGTTTTTCACGGATGGCCGGGATCGGCGAACGAAGCCCGCTCGCTTTTGTCGCGCGGAATAAACGCGTATTTTTCAATCGGGAAGGCCTTGCTTCGGGGCGACCGGTCCGCCGCGGAAACAGTCGCCGCGCTGCCGCTTGACAGGATTCTCACTGAAACCGATGCTCCGTACATGACGCTTCGGGGTGAGAAAAGCACCCAGCCCGCCGATATCGATGCGGTGGCCCGGGCAGCCGCCGGCATTGCGGGAACCGACCTTTCGGCCTTCGTTTCTCGGATCAAAACCAATTTTACGACGGTTTTTCGTTTTCCCTGA
- a CDS encoding Hpt domain-containing protein has product MLLQIKDITERFSSEIGLYKELAALLCEREGEIESLNALATGRDAARIAYIAHKLKGAAGILGAELLADTAGELEEAARSRTEIDYDLVSERIRELKKNYRETCEAIREFVRENEKPS; this is encoded by the coding sequence ATGCTTTTACAAATCAAGGATATAACAGAGCGGTTTTCCTCCGAGATCGGGCTCTATAAGGAGCTTGCCGCACTGTTGTGCGAACGCGAAGGGGAAATCGAATCGCTGAATGCTCTTGCGACCGGTAGAGACGCCGCGCGGATAGCCTATATCGCTCATAAGCTTAAAGGCGCTGCGGGAATTCTGGGAGCGGAGCTTTTGGCGGACACAGCGGGAGAACTCGAGGAAGCCGCGAGAAGCCGGACGGAAATCGATTATGATCTTGTGTCCGAACGGATTCGGGAACTGAAAAAAAACTATAGGGAAACCTGCGAAGCGATTCGCGAGTTCGTCAGGGAAAACGAAAAACCGTCGTAA
- a CDS encoding FumA C-terminus/TtdB family hydratase beta subunit, whose translation MDFDLIPNTAPEAAANSAISVGDETLSLLAEKAFERLSFTFTETHLKHMLDAAADSRSSENDRFVCSFLLKNAIIAARGELPLCQDTGTAQIFAWKDEGVLSTGDPYAALERGAKKTWADRNLRNSTNIPLSLFEETDPGDNMPAQIALFAGRGAEKSSGNPAWHFLFCAKGGGSSNKTQLFQATKALLEPKAFDAFLSRQVPALGTSACPPYTVSVVVGGLSPEQNLTALKLATAGFFDADSPVPDRQVFGFSPQRCPDWENRVMEIAQGCGLGAQFGGRAFASGAVVLRLPRHGASCPVSIGVSCSAHRNLFGRIDSEGAWLQTTVDNPLSIPGLKEAAALCEKPAESAVDIDMDKGIPHMQDKLRALPPGTPVLLTGTLLVARDAAHARWRALIRSGEPLPSYIGLHPILYAGPAKTPEGKPTGSFGPTTAGRMDEYAEELMSRGAALVTLAKGNRSETWRSACRQWGGTYLGTVGGGAALLAEEHIRSSEIVDYPELGMEAVRKIVVEKMPAFVLINDSGEDFYAPRPT comes from the coding sequence ATGGACTTCGATTTGATACCCAATACGGCTCCGGAAGCGGCGGCGAATAGCGCGATTTCGGTAGGCGATGAAACGCTCTCGCTGCTCGCGGAAAAAGCCTTCGAGCGTCTCTCCTTTACCTTTACCGAAACCCATTTGAAGCATATGCTGGACGCGGCGGCCGATTCCCGTTCAAGCGAGAACGACCGGTTCGTCTGCTCGTTCCTGCTGAAAAACGCGATCATAGCGGCCCGGGGAGAACTGCCTCTGTGCCAGGATACCGGAACCGCACAGATTTTCGCGTGGAAGGACGAAGGCGTGCTGTCGACCGGCGATCCCTACGCCGCTCTCGAACGGGGAGCCAAGAAAACCTGGGCGGACAGAAATCTGAGAAATTCTACGAACATCCCGCTGTCCCTGTTCGAGGAAACCGATCCGGGCGACAACATGCCTGCCCAGATCGCCCTGTTCGCGGGCAGAGGCGCAGAAAAGTCCAGCGGAAATCCCGCCTGGCATTTTCTGTTTTGCGCGAAGGGCGGCGGCTCATCCAATAAAACGCAGCTCTTTCAGGCTACGAAGGCTCTCCTCGAGCCGAAGGCCTTCGACGCTTTTCTGAGCCGCCAGGTGCCGGCTCTCGGAACCTCGGCGTGTCCGCCGTACACCGTCTCGGTGGTAGTCGGAGGGCTGAGCCCCGAACAAAACCTGACGGCGCTCAAGCTCGCGACCGCCGGCTTCTTCGACGCCGACAGCCCGGTGCCCGACCGGCAGGTGTTCGGCTTCTCCCCGCAACGCTGCCCGGACTGGGAGAACAGAGTCATGGAGATCGCGCAGGGCTGCGGCCTGGGGGCCCAGTTCGGAGGCCGGGCGTTCGCCTCCGGAGCGGTCGTGCTCAGGCTTCCCCGACACGGAGCGAGCTGTCCCGTGTCGATCGGCGTATCATGCTCGGCCCACCGCAACCTCTTCGGCAGAATCGATTCCGAGGGCGCGTGGCTCCAGACGACTGTCGATAATCCTCTTTCGATTCCCGGACTGAAAGAAGCGGCGGCTCTCTGCGAAAAGCCCGCGGAATCTGCAGTCGATATCGATATGGATAAGGGAATTCCCCATATGCAGGACAAGCTCCGGGCCCTGCCTCCGGGTACGCCGGTCCTGCTGACCGGCACCCTGCTGGTCGCCCGCGACGCGGCCCACGCGCGATGGAGAGCCCTCATCCGCTCCGGTGAACCACTCCCCTCCTACATCGGCCTCCATCCCATTTTGTACGCGGGCCCCGCGAAAACGCCCGAAGGAAAGCCGACCGGAAGCTTCGGTCCGACTACAGCCGGCAGAATGGATGAATACGCGGAGGAGCTGATGAGCCGGGGAGCGGCCCTCGTCACCCTCGCGAAGGGAAACAGGAGCGAAACCTGGAGATCCGCCTGCCGGCAATGGGGAGGCACCTATCTGGGAACGGTCGGAGGTGGAGCGGCTCTTCTCGCGGAGGAACACATCCGGTCGAGCGAGATCGTCGACTATCCGGAACTCGGCATGGAAGCGGTGAGAAAAATCGTCGTCGAGAAAATGCCCGCCTTCGTCCTGATCAACGATTCAGGCGAAGACTTTTATGCTCCGCGGCCGACATAA